In one Pseudomonas hydrolytica genomic region, the following are encoded:
- a CDS encoding sensor domain-containing diguanylate cyclase, whose protein sequence is MTLRRRLFSLFAPLLLLTLLLVQLLSNQLLLSRFDQQDKQRLQETAHRAHLILLGHIERTTGLLHSYAWWDPSYELAQGRGNASLYLRQNLDSLQLANYDFDFMALFDDAGKLVLEQWAPPDLADLLPVGHDRPRSIASLRSDIYSRSQRLNLLRHQSDAQFRTGQVLLIQGVPVLLVSSAVSNSQGTASAVGTLLAGRFLDGQRLHALDRQLPDSSLHLLPAGVDPKGWQLLPERQTFTAELGPRRLLDEQQQQIELLLNNSDDEPELRLQLTSQRINYHKGKEAIEFFLSVSFLIALAAAGLVYLGLEYWVLHRLERLNREIAGIGQQARLPRVSSLGNDELGELAAALNQMLERLDQSEERDRAILESIQDGYFEVDTEGRFTRVNRGMELSLGYRSEELLNMPFTQLLLTEKVEQAETTFQQAQQDSSLSGFNLQLRRADGSLGDFEGRLSQIHTQDGTFVGYRGILRDISERAAHQRHLHDLAYRDPLTSLGNRKAFHEQLQGDLQQALNEGSVLALFFIDLDHFKQVNDQYGHDAGDALLCAIAARLQHGLRQPGKLYRLGGDEFTLLMPQATAEAARALGERLLGSLGAPFEIAGHSIDFVTPSVGIALCPQHATDSEALIKAADSAMYQAKRKRNQVVMFEPSGAAETH, encoded by the coding sequence ATGACCCTGCGCAGACGACTGTTCTCGCTATTCGCCCCGCTACTGCTCCTGACCCTGCTGCTCGTTCAGTTGCTGTCCAACCAGTTGCTGCTGAGCCGCTTCGACCAGCAAGACAAGCAGCGCCTCCAGGAAACGGCGCACAGGGCTCACCTGATCCTGCTCGGCCATATCGAACGCACCACCGGCCTGCTGCACAGCTATGCCTGGTGGGACCCCAGCTACGAGCTGGCTCAGGGCCGCGGCAACGCCAGCCTCTACCTGCGGCAGAATCTCGACAGCCTGCAGCTGGCCAACTACGACTTCGACTTCATGGCGCTGTTCGACGATGCCGGCAAACTGGTGTTGGAACAGTGGGCGCCGCCCGACCTGGCGGACCTGCTGCCGGTCGGCCACGACCGGCCACGCAGCATTGCCAGCCTGCGCAGCGATATCTACAGCCGCAGCCAGCGCCTGAATCTGCTTCGGCACCAAAGCGATGCGCAGTTCAGAACCGGCCAGGTGCTGCTGATCCAGGGCGTGCCCGTGCTGCTGGTGAGCAGCGCCGTGAGCAACAGCCAGGGCACCGCCAGCGCTGTCGGCACACTGCTGGCCGGCCGCTTTCTCGACGGGCAGCGCCTGCATGCGCTGGACCGGCAATTGCCCGACAGCAGTCTGCACCTGCTCCCCGCGGGCGTCGACCCGAAGGGCTGGCAGCTGCTGCCGGAGCGCCAGACATTCACCGCCGAGCTTGGCCCACGCAGGCTGCTGGACGAGCAGCAGCAACAGATCGAGCTGCTGCTCAACAACAGCGACGACGAGCCAGAGTTGCGTCTGCAGCTGACCTCTCAGCGCATCAACTACCACAAGGGCAAGGAGGCCATCGAGTTCTTCCTCAGCGTCAGCTTCCTCATCGCCCTGGCTGCCGCCGGCCTGGTCTATCTCGGCCTGGAGTACTGGGTCCTGCACCGTCTGGAACGCCTAAACCGGGAAATCGCCGGTATCGGGCAGCAGGCTCGCCTGCCTCGGGTGAGCAGCCTGGGCAATGACGAACTGGGCGAGCTGGCCGCCGCGCTGAACCAGATGCTCGAACGTCTCGATCAGAGCGAGGAGCGCGACCGGGCGATCCTCGAGTCGATCCAGGACGGCTACTTCGAGGTGGACACAGAGGGACGCTTCACCCGGGTCAATCGCGGCATGGAACTGTCCCTCGGCTATCGCAGCGAGGAGCTGCTGAACATGCCCTTCACCCAGCTGCTGCTGACGGAGAAGGTCGAACAGGCCGAGACCACCTTCCAGCAGGCGCAGCAGGACAGCAGTCTCAGCGGCTTCAACCTGCAGCTGCGTCGTGCCGATGGCAGCCTGGGCGACTTCGAGGGGCGACTGTCGCAGATCCATACCCAGGACGGGACCTTCGTCGGCTATCGCGGCATCCTGCGCGACATTTCCGAGCGCGCCGCGCACCAGCGTCATCTGCATGACCTCGCCTATCGCGACCCGCTGACCAGCCTGGGCAACCGCAAGGCCTTCCACGAGCAGTTGCAGGGGGATCTGCAGCAGGCCCTGAACGAAGGCAGCGTACTGGCGCTGTTCTTCATCGACCTGGACCACTTCAAGCAGGTCAACGACCAGTATGGCCACGACGCCGGCGATGCCCTGCTCTGCGCCATCGCCGCCAGGCTGCAGCATGGCCTGCGGCAACCCGGCAAGCTCTACCGCCTGGGGGGCGACGAATTCACCCTGCTCATGCCACAGGCCACCGCCGAAGCAGCCCGGGCGCTGGGCGAGCGCCTGCTCGGCAGCCTTGGCGCACCGTTCGAGAT
- a CDS encoding AAA family ATPase, translating to MLHTLAVANYRSINSLILPLGRLNLITGANGSGKSNLYRALRLLAETAQGGVVNALAREGGLESSFWAGPEKISRRMRNGEVPVQGGPRQNVMRLRLGFAGEDFGYAIALGLPEPSSSAFSLDPEIKRECIWAGASYRPASLLVDRAGPLVRLREGRSWQVLAQHLPSYDSLFDQIGNEPSCPEVFQLRETIRRWRFYDHFRSDADAPARQPQLGTRTPVLHHDGRDLAAALQTIREIGDRAALDAAIDDAFPGSRLHIDFQAGGRFAVELRQEGLLRPLSAAELSDGTLRYLLLVAALLTPRPPSLMVLNEPETSLHPDLLPALGRLIIAASKQTQVWVVSHASHLIATLKESPQCNTLKLDKQLGQTSIRGQGMLDEPPWHWPD from the coding sequence ATGCTGCATACCCTCGCCGTCGCCAACTACCGTTCGATCAACAGCCTGATCCTGCCGCTGGGCCGGCTCAATCTGATCACCGGCGCCAACGGCAGCGGCAAGTCCAATCTCTATCGTGCCCTGCGCCTGCTGGCGGAAACCGCCCAGGGCGGCGTGGTCAACGCACTGGCCCGCGAAGGCGGGTTGGAGTCAAGCTTCTGGGCCGGGCCGGAGAAGATTTCCCGGCGCATGCGCAACGGCGAGGTGCCGGTGCAGGGCGGCCCCCGGCAGAACGTCATGCGACTGCGTCTGGGCTTTGCCGGTGAGGATTTCGGCTACGCCATCGCGCTGGGTCTGCCCGAGCCGAGCAGCTCGGCGTTCTCCCTCGACCCTGAGATCAAGCGCGAATGCATCTGGGCCGGCGCCAGCTACCGCCCCGCCTCGTTGCTGGTGGATCGCGCCGGGCCACTGGTACGCCTGCGCGAAGGCCGCAGCTGGCAGGTGCTGGCCCAGCACCTGCCGAGCTACGACAGCCTGTTCGACCAGATCGGCAACGAACCGAGCTGCCCGGAAGTCTTCCAGCTGCGTGAGACCATTCGCCGCTGGCGCTTCTACGATCACTTTCGCAGCGATGCCGACGCCCCCGCGCGCCAGCCGCAACTGGGCACGCGCACGCCGGTGCTGCACCACGACGGCCGCGACCTGGCCGCGGCGCTGCAGACCATCCGTGAAATCGGCGACCGCGCCGCGCTGGACGCCGCCATCGACGACGCCTTTCCCGGCAGCCGCCTGCATATCGATTTCCAGGCCGGCGGACGCTTCGCCGTCGAGCTGCGCCAGGAAGGCCTGCTGCGCCCCCTGAGCGCCGCCGAACTGTCCGACGGCACCCTGCGCTACCTGCTGCTGGTCGCTGCCCTGCTCACGCCACGGCCGCCATCATTGATGGTGCTCAACGAACCGGAAACCAGCCTGCATCCGGATCTGCTGCCGGCACTGGGTCGCCTGATCATCGCCGCCTCGAAGCAGACCCAGGTGTGGGTGGTATCCCACGCCAGCCACTTGATCGCCACGCTCAAGGAAAGCCCGCAATGCAACACCCTGAAACTGGACAAGCAGCTCGGCCAGACCAGCATCCGCGGCCAGGGCATGCTGGACGAGCCGCCCTGGCACTGGCCGGATTGA
- the trxB gene encoding thioredoxin-disulfide reductase yields the protein MSAVRHARVIILGSGPAGYSAAVYAARANLKPLLITGIQAGGQLTTTTEVDNWPGDPHGLTGPALMQRMQEHAERFDTEIVFDHINAVDLAGKPFTLVGDGGTYSCDALIIATGASARYLGLPSEEAFMGRGVSACATCDGFFYRGREVAVVGGGNTAVEEALYLANIASKVTLIHRRNGFRAEKILQNKLQERVAEGKIELQLNAEVDEVLGDASGVTGVRLKQYGGAYRELKVDGLFVAIGHTPNTSLFEGQLALRDGYLVVNGGRDGNATATSIPGVFAAGDVADSVYRQAITSAGAGCMAALDVERYLDGL from the coding sequence ATGTCTGCCGTTCGTCATGCCCGCGTCATCATCCTGGGTTCCGGTCCTGCCGGTTACAGCGCCGCGGTTTACGCTGCGCGCGCCAACCTCAAGCCACTGCTGATCACCGGCATCCAGGCTGGTGGTCAGCTCACCACCACTACCGAGGTGGACAACTGGCCGGGCGATCCCCACGGCCTCACCGGGCCGGCGCTGATGCAGCGCATGCAGGAGCACGCCGAGCGTTTCGACACCGAAATCGTCTTCGACCACATTAACGCCGTGGACCTGGCCGGCAAGCCCTTCACCCTGGTCGGTGACGGCGGCACCTATAGCTGCGACGCGCTGATCATCGCCACTGGCGCCAGTGCGCGTTACCTCGGCCTGCCCAGCGAAGAGGCCTTCATGGGGCGCGGCGTTTCGGCGTGCGCCACCTGCGATGGCTTCTTCTATCGCGGCCGCGAAGTGGCAGTGGTCGGCGGCGGCAATACCGCGGTGGAAGAGGCGCTGTATCTGGCCAATATCGCCAGCAAGGTGACCCTTATCCATCGTCGCAACGGGTTTCGCGCCGAGAAGATCCTGCAGAACAAGCTGCAGGAGCGCGTGGCCGAGGGCAAGATCGAGCTGCAGCTCAATGCCGAGGTCGACGAAGTGCTCGGCGATGCCAGCGGCGTCACCGGTGTGCGTCTGAAGCAATACGGCGGTGCTTATCGCGAGCTGAAGGTGGACGGCCTGTTCGTCGCCATCGGCCATACGCCCAACACCAGTCTGTTCGAAGGCCAACTGGCGCTGAGAGACGGTTACCTGGTGGTCAATGGTGGGCGCGACGGCAATGCCACCGCCACCAGCATTCCCGGCGTGTTCGCCGCCGGCGATGTGGCCGACTCCGTGTATCGCCAGGCCATTACCTCGGCCGGTGCCGGCTGCATGGCGGCGCTGGATGTGGAGCGCTATCTCGACGGGCTCTGA
- a CDS encoding alginate O-acetyltransferase AlgF, producing MNTKLILRRGTLGAFALALGLGMLQAQANDAALYGPKAPKGSAFVRAYNASSSELDVRVGETHLKQISPLGSSDFKFLPAGSYQAQVGNAQLPVQLQADRYYTLVSQTGTEPRLVEEPPFTSRQKALLRVQNLTDSTLSLKTADGKTDVVADVKPDGRGDREINPVKVGLALFDGERKVADLKPVTLERGEVVSLFVTGGQGKLSPVWVKRPIDG from the coding sequence ATGAATACCAAACTGATCCTGCGCCGCGGCACCCTCGGCGCCTTCGCCCTGGCACTCGGCCTGGGCATGCTTCAGGCCCAGGCCAACGATGCCGCGCTGTACGGTCCCAAGGCGCCCAAGGGCTCGGCCTTCGTCCGCGCCTACAACGCCAGCAGCAGCGAGCTGGACGTGCGCGTCGGCGAGACGCATCTCAAGCAGATCTCACCGCTGGGCTCCAGCGACTTCAAGTTCCTCCCGGCCGGCAGCTACCAGGCCCAGGTCGGTAACGCGCAACTGCCGGTGCAACTGCAGGCCGACCGCTACTACACCCTGGTCAGCCAGACCGGTACCGAACCGCGCCTGGTGGAAGAGCCCCCCTTCACCAGCCGACAGAAGGCCCTGCTGCGTGTGCAAAACCTGACCGACAGCACCCTCAGCCTGAAGACCGCTGACGGCAAGACCGACGTCGTCGCCGACGTCAAACCCGACGGCCGCGGCGACCGCGAGATCAACCCGGTGAAGGTCGGCCTGGCGCTGTTCGACGGCGAGCGCAAGGTCGCCGACCTGAAACCCGTGACCCTGGAGCGCGGCGAAGTGGTGAGCCTGTTCGTCACCGGCGGTCAGGGCAAGTTGTCGCCGGTGTGGGTCAAGCGCCCCATCGACGGTTGA
- a CDS encoding SDR family oxidoreductase yields MPQPSVLITGCSSGIGRALADAFKAGGYAVWATARKDDDLAALQQAGFNAVQLDVNDADALQQLATRLNEEIGGLDVLINNAGYGAMGPLLDGGVEAMRKQFETNVFSIVGVTRAFFPLLRRSRGLVINIGSVSGVLVTPFAGAYCASKAAVHALTDALRLELAPFSIEVMEVQPGAIASSFGSHASQQAEALLREDSPWWPLRDGIRARAAASQDNPTPASDFASQLLAAVQRDKRPRLLRLGNGSRALPLLATLLPKALLERILSKRFGLVRSL; encoded by the coding sequence ATGCCTCAACCCAGCGTTCTTATCACTGGCTGCTCCAGCGGCATCGGCCGCGCCCTGGCCGATGCCTTCAAGGCTGGTGGCTATGCGGTCTGGGCCACGGCGCGCAAGGATGATGATCTGGCCGCGCTGCAGCAGGCCGGATTCAATGCGGTGCAACTGGATGTCAACGATGCCGACGCGCTGCAGCAACTGGCTACCCGCCTGAACGAAGAGATCGGCGGCCTCGACGTGCTGATCAACAACGCCGGTTACGGCGCCATGGGCCCGCTGCTCGATGGGGGTGTGGAAGCCATGCGCAAGCAGTTCGAAACCAATGTGTTTTCCATCGTCGGCGTGACCCGCGCCTTCTTCCCGCTGCTGCGCCGCAGCCGTGGCCTGGTGATCAATATCGGGAGCGTCTCCGGCGTGCTGGTCACCCCCTTCGCCGGAGCCTACTGCGCGTCCAAGGCCGCAGTGCACGCGCTCACCGACGCCTTGCGCCTGGAGCTGGCGCCCTTCTCCATCGAGGTGATGGAGGTGCAGCCCGGCGCCATCGCCTCCAGCTTCGGTAGCCATGCCAGCCAGCAGGCCGAGGCGCTGCTGCGCGAGGACTCGCCCTGGTGGCCGCTGCGCGACGGCATCCGTGCCCGCGCCGCCGCCTCGCAGGACAACCCCACGCCGGCCAGCGACTTTGCCAGCCAGTTGCTCGCCGCCGTGCAACGCGACAAACGCCCGCGCCTGCTGCGCCTGGGCAATGGCAGCCGCGCCCTGCCGCTGCTCGCCACGTTGCTGCCCAAGGCGCTGCTGGAACGCATCCTGAGCAAGCGTTTCGGCCTGGTACGCAGCCTGTGA
- a CDS encoding mannose-1-phosphate guanylyltransferase/mannose-6-phosphate isomerase gives MTPIILSGGSGSRLWPLSRKLYPKQFLALTGERTLFQQTLQRLSIEGMQPPVLVANQEHRFIVLEQLEQIGQQSQMLLLEPFGRNTAPAVAMAALQLVAEGRDELMLVLPADHVLDDQQAFRQALALATVAAEKGEMVLFGVPADRPETGYGYIRGQADGTLPDGVARVANFVEKPDAQRATEYVASGDYYWNSGMFLFRASRFLEELKHHDVDIYDTCLLALERSKRDGTQIAIDPATFACCPDNSIDYAVMEKTTRACVVPLAAGWNDVGSWSSIWEVHDKDAAGNVTKGDVVVEDSRNCLIHGNGKLVSVLGLDDIVVVETKDAMMVAHKDRVQDVKKLVSRLDEQGRCETQNHCEVYRPWGSYDSVDMGGRFQVKHITVKPGAQLSLQMHHHRAEHWIVVSGTAKVTCDDREFLLTENQSTYIPMTSVHRLSNPGKIPLEIIEVQSGTYLGEDDIERLEDVYGRSDAVAAGATH, from the coding sequence ATGACCCCCATCATCCTTTCCGGCGGCAGCGGCTCGCGACTCTGGCCTCTTTCGCGCAAGCTCTACCCCAAGCAGTTCCTCGCCCTGACCGGTGAGCGGACCCTGTTCCAGCAGACCCTGCAGCGTCTCTCCATCGAGGGCATGCAGCCGCCGGTGCTGGTGGCCAACCAGGAGCACCGTTTCATCGTCCTGGAGCAGCTGGAGCAGATCGGCCAGCAGTCGCAGATGCTGCTGCTCGAGCCCTTCGGTCGCAACACAGCCCCGGCGGTGGCCATGGCCGCCCTGCAGCTGGTCGCCGAAGGTCGTGACGAGCTGATGCTGGTGCTGCCGGCCGATCACGTGCTGGATGATCAGCAGGCCTTCCGCCAGGCCCTGGCGCTGGCCACCGTGGCCGCCGAGAAGGGCGAGATGGTGCTGTTCGGCGTGCCGGCCGACCGCCCGGAAACCGGCTACGGCTACATCCGTGGTCAGGCCGACGGCACCCTGCCGGATGGTGTGGCGCGCGTCGCCAACTTCGTCGAGAAACCCGACGCCCAGCGCGCCACCGAGTACGTGGCCAGCGGCGACTACTACTGGAACAGCGGCATGTTCCTGTTCCGCGCCAGCCGCTTCCTCGAGGAGCTCAAGCACCACGACGTGGACATCTACGACACCTGCCTGCTGGCCCTGGAACGCAGCAAGCGCGACGGCACGCAGATCGCCATCGACCCGGCCACCTTCGCCTGCTGCCCGGACAACTCCATCGATTACGCCGTGATGGAGAAGACCACCCGCGCCTGCGTGGTACCGCTGGCCGCCGGCTGGAACGACGTGGGCAGCTGGTCGTCGATCTGGGAAGTGCACGACAAGGACGCAGCCGGCAACGTGACCAAGGGCGACGTGGTGGTCGAGGACAGCCGCAACTGCCTGATCCACGGCAACGGCAAGCTGGTCTCGGTGCTCGGCCTGGACGACATCGTCGTGGTGGAGACCAAGGACGCCATGATGGTGGCGCACAAGGACCGCGTGCAGGACGTCAAGAAGCTGGTGAGCCGGCTCGACGAACAGGGCCGCTGCGAAACCCAGAACCACTGCGAGGTGTACCGCCCGTGGGGCTCGTACGACTCGGTGGACATGGGCGGCCGCTTCCAGGTCAAGCACATCACCGTCAAGCCGGGCGCGCAGCTGTCGCTGCAGATGCACCACCACCGCGCCGAGCACTGGATCGTGGTGTCCGGCACGGCCAAGGTGACCTGCGACGACCGCGAGTTCCTGCTCACCGAGAACCAGTCCACCTACATCCCGATGACCTCGGTGCACCGCCTCTCCAACCCAGGCAAGATCCCGCTGGAAATCATCGAAGTGCAATCCGGCACCTACCTCGGCGAGGACGATATCGAGCGTCTGGAAGACGTGTACGGCCGCAGCGATGCAGTAGCTGCCGGCGCCACACACTGA